The genomic region AGCACGGTCGACGACGTCCCCGGCGCGATCATGGAGATGACTCACGGGCGGGGTGTCGACGGCGTCGTGGACGCGGTCGGGATGGAAGCCCACGGCTCCCCCGTCCAGGCAGCCCTGCTCGGGGCCGCCGGCAAGCTGCCCGGCCCACTGGCCCGCAAGGCGGCCGAGACGATCGGTGTGGACCGGATGGCTGCCATGCGCACCGCGTTCGGGTCGGTCCGCCGGGCCGGGACGATCTCGCTGATCGGGGTGTACGGCGGGCAGGCCGACCCGCTCCCGATGATGGACCTGTTCGACAAGGGCGTGACCATCCGCATGGGACAGGCGCACGTCAAGCGCTGGGTCGAGGAGATCATGCCCGCGCTCACCGGTGACGGCGACCCGCTGGGCACCGAAGACCTCACCACCCACGCGCTGCCGCTGGAGCAGGCGCCGCACGGCTACGAGATCTTCCAGAAGAAGCAGGACGGCTGCATCAAGGTCGTCCTCAAGCCCTGAGAACCCCTGCCGGCCACCACCCCTGGCGCCGGCCGAGCACGCCCAGCCGCAACCACCTCGGAGGAACAGACATGCAGCAGACCAACGAACCGTCGACCGGGGCCGTGCTGGCCCGAGGGGTGCTCGCCGGACTGGCCGGAACCGTGGTGATGACCGCTTTCCAGAAGCTCGTCGAGATGCCCCTCACCCAGCGCCAGGAGAGCTACGCCCCGGCGGACTTCGCCGAGAAGGTCCTGCCCGTGCACCCGACGACCCCCGAGGGGCGCCGGCGGCTGAACTACACCACCCACTTCGCCCTCGGCGGCATGTGGGGCACCGCGTACGGCGTCGCGGCCGCCAACGGGCTGCGCGGGCAGAAGGCGGTCAACACCGTGTTCGCGGTCGTCTACACCGGCGACGTCCTGCTCAACACCGCGCTCGGGCTCTACCAGCCGAGCAAGTGGACGGCCCAGGACTGGGCGGTCGACATCGTGGACAAGTACGTGCAGGCCCAGGCCACCGGCGCCGTCTTCGATCACGTGCTGGACCCGGCCCGCCCGTCCTGACCGTGCCACCGGAGCCGCCGCATCCCATGCCGTGCGAGCAGAGGAGGCCAGGCGTGGACGCGACCAGCCAGCGGGTCGTGGTGATCACCGGGGCGTCGTCGGGCATCGCTCGGGAGACCGCCCGGCAGTTCGCCACCCAGGGCGCAGCGGTCGTGCCGGCCGCCCGCGGCGAGCCGGCGCTGCACGCCACCGCCGAGGAGGTCACCCAGGCCGGCGGCACGGCGCTGGTCGCGCCCACCGACGTCGCGGGTGTGCCGCAGGTGCAGCACCTCGCGCAGCGCGCCCGGCAGCGTTTCGGCCGGATCGACGTCTGGGTGAACAACGCCGCGGCCTCCGGCTACGGGGAGCTCAACACGCTGCCCGTCGAGGCGATCGACCGAATTCTGGACGTCGACCTGCGCGGTCAGGTGTACGGGGTCAAGGCGGTCCTCCCGATCATGCGCGAGCAGGGGCACGGGACGATCATCGGCGTCAGCTCCGGGGGTCACCGGGCCGCCGGGATCGGCGACTCGCCTCCCTCGAGGTCGCCCTCGGTGTCCAGGTACGCCTGCTGGAGCTCGGCCAGCAGCGCCGGATCGGGCTCCGCCCACATCTTCCGGTCCACCGCCTCCAGCAGCCGCTCGGCGATGCCGTGGAGCGCCCACGGGTTCGACCTCTCCATGAACTCGCGGTTCTCCGCGTCGAGCACGTACGTCTGCGCGAGCTTCTCGTACATCCAGTCGGCGACGACGCCGGTGGTGGCGTCGTAGCCGAACAGGTAGTCGACGGTCGCGGCGAGCTCGAAGGCGCCTTTGTAGCCGTGCCTGCGCATCGCCGCCAGCCACTTCGGGTTGACCACCCGGGCGCGGAACACCCGAGCGGTTTCCTCGCTCAGCGAGCGGGTCCGCACGGACTCGGGCCGGGTCGAGTCGCCGATGTAGGCCGCCGGGGCACGACCGGTCAAGGCGCGGACACTCGCGACCATCCCGCCGTGGTACTGGAAGTAGTCATCGGAGTCGGCGATGTCGTGCTCGCGGGTGTCGACGTTCTTGGCCGCCACCGCGATCCGCTTGTAGGCGGCCTCCATGTCGGGCCTGGCCTGCACCCCGTCCAGGTCACGGCCGTAGGCGTAGCCGCCCCAGACCGCGTAGACCTCGGCGAGGTCGGCGTCCCCGCGCCAGTTGCGGCTGTCGATCAGCGGCAGCAACCCGGCCCCGTAGGCGCCCGGCTTCGATCCGAACACACGGGTCGTGGCCCGTCGCCGGTCGCCGTGGGTCGCCTCGTCGGCGTCCACGTGCGCCTTCACGTAGTTCTGCTCGCGCGGCTCGTCCAGCGCGGCCACCACCGTCACTGCGTCGTCCAGCATCGTGACCACGTGCGGGAAGGCATCCCGGAAGAACCCGCTGATGCGCACGGTGACGTCGATCCGCGGTCGGCCGAGCTCGGCGAGGGGGATCGGTTCCAGGCCGGTGACCCGTCGGGAGGCGTCGTCCCACAGCGGGCGGACGCCGAGCAGGGCGAGCACCTCGGCGATGTCGTCGCCCGAGGTCCGCATCGCCGAGGTACCCCACACCGAGAGGCCGACCGAGCGCGGGTACTCCCCGGTGTCGGCCCGATAGCGGTCGACCAAGGACTCGGCCATCGCCTGCCCGGTCCCCCAGGCCAGCCGCGAGGGCACCGCACGAGGGTCGACGGAGTAGAAGTTGCGGCCCGTGGGCAGCACGTTGACCAGCCCGCGGAGCGGCGAACCCGACGGCCCGGCCGGCACGTAGCCGCCCTCGAGCGCGTGCAGCGTGGCGTCGAGCTCGTCGGTGGTGCGCGCCAGCCGGGGCACGATCTCGTCGACGGCGAAGCGCAGGACGGCGACGACGGCGTCGTCGTCCCGGCCGAGCACCTCCGCCACCACCTCGGCGACGGCGACGGCGGTCCAACCGCGCTCCTCCATGGCTGCGACGAGGGCCTCCGCCTGCGCCTCCACGGCGTCGGTTGCGGTCAACCCGGCCGTGCCGTCCTCGGTCAGCCCGAGCGCTTCGCGCAGCCCGGGGAGCGCGACCGAGCCGCCCCAGATCTGCCGGGCGCGCAGCATGGCGAGCACCAGGTCGACCCGGTCCTGTCCGCTGGGCGGTGTTCCCAGCACGTGCAGGCCGTCGCGGATCTGCGAGTCCTTGATCTCGCAGAGCCAGCCGTCGACGTGCAGGATCATCTCGTCGAAGTGGTCGTCCTCCGGCCGGTCCTTCAGGCCCAGGTCGTGGTCGAGCTTGGCGGCCTGCAGCAGGGTCCAGATCTGCGCGCGGACGGCGGGCAGCTTGGCCGGGTCCATCGCGGCGACGTTGGCGTGCTCGTCGAGCAGCTGCTCCAGCCGGGCGATGTCGCCGTAGGAGTCGGCTCGCGCCATCGGCGGCACCATGTGGTCGACCAGGGTTGCGTGCGCGCGGCGCTTGGCCTGGCTCCCCTCCCCCGGGTCGTTGACCAGGAAGGGGTAGACCAGCGGCAGGTCGCCGAGCGCGGCGTCGGGCCCGCACGAGGCCGACATGCCGACCGTCTTGCCGGGCAGCCACTCCAGGTTGCCGTGCTTGCCCACGTGGACCAGCGCGTGCGCCCCGAAGACCGCTCGCAGCCACCAGTAGGCCGCCAGGTAGTGATGGGACGGTGGCAGGTCGGGGTCGTGGTAGATCGCGATCGGGTTCTCCCCGAAGCCGCGGGGCGGCTGGACCATCACGACGACGTTGCCAGCCCGCAGCGCCGCGAAGACGATGGCACCGTCGGCCTCGTCGACGAACAGCGAGCCCGGTGCCGGTCCCCAGTGCTCCTCCATCGCCTGCCGCAGGTCGGCCGGGAGAGTGTCGAAGAAGGCGCGGTACTCGGCGGCGGGGATGCGGACCGGATTGCCGCTCAGCTGCTCCTCGGTGAGCCAGTCGGCGTCCTGCCCGCCCGCGGCGATCAGCGCGTGCACCAGGGTGTCGCCGTCGAGGTCTGCGACGCCGGGCAACGCGTCCGGCCCGTCGAACGGGCCGATGTCGTACCCCTGCCCCGCCATCGCGGCCAGCAGCCGGACGACCGACGCCGGAGTGTCCAGGCCGACGGCGTTCCCGATCCGCGCGTGCTTGGTCGGATAGGCGCTGAGCATCACCACGACGCGGCGCTCCTCCGGCGGCGTGTGCCGCAGCCGGGCATGGGCGACGGCGGTGCCGGCGACGCGGGCCGCGCGTTCGGGGTCGGCGACGTAGGAGGTCAGCCCGTCGGCGTCGGTCTCCTTGAAGGAGAACGGCACGCTGATCAGCCGGCCGTCGAACTCCGGGATGGCGACCTGGTTGCCGACGTCGAGAGGCGAGAGCCCGTCGTCGTCGGCGGCCCACTCCTCCCGCGACCGTGTGAGGCACAGGCCCTGGATCACCGGGATGTCGAGCGCCGCGAGCTCGCCGACGTCCCAGGCGCCGTCGTCACCACCGGCCTGCGCCGTCGCCGGCCGTGAGCCGCCGGCAGCGAGGACCGTGACGACCATCGCGTCTGCGCCTCGAAGGGTCTCCAGCAGTCCTGGGTCGACCGACCGCAGGGACGAGGTGAACACCGGCAGCGCGCGGCCACCGGCGTCCTCGATCGCCCGGCAGAGGGACTCGACGAAGTCGGTGTTGCCGGCCAGGTGGTGGGCCCGGTAGTAGAGGACGGCGACCGTCGGGCCGCTCGTCGTCCTGACCGCGCGGTCGAGCCGTCCCCAGTCGGGTGCGACCGCCGGCGGGTCGAACCCCTCACCGGTCAGCAGCACGGTGTCGGACAGGAACCGGCGCAGCTGGACCAGGTTCTCCGGCCCGCCCTGTGCGAGGTAGCCGTGCGCCTCGGTGGCCACCCCCATCGGCACCGTCGAGAGCTCCATCAGCTCGGCGTCGGGGACCTGCTCCCCGCCGAGGATCACGACCGGCGCCGGACCGGCCAGCAGCGGGGCGAGCATCTCCTCGTACTGCCGCCGCACGCCCAGGATGCGGACGACCACCAGCGCGCTGCCCTCGACCAGCGCGGCGATGCCGGCGTCCCCCAGGCGGGCCGGGTTGCCCAGGCGCCATCCCGCACCGCTGGCGCGGGCGGAGAGCAGGTCGGTGTCGCTGGTGGACAGCAAGGTGAAGCCGGGGACGCTCACAGCGCTACCTCACTCGGGGTCCGCGCCCCGGGTCGTCGGGCACGGCAGCCGGAGTGTCTGGCTCCCCCGGTCTCCCGGGCTCACAGTGGCGGGACCGCGCCGGATTCTCACCGGCTTCCTCGCTGACTGACGTGATGACGCCGACCGTACCCGGCGACTGCGATCACCGGAGCCCGGGCCCGAGCTGCCCTCGGCGCGAGGCAGTAACCTCGCCGGCGCGATGACATCCGGACCGGCCGAGGATCGCCCTCCCCGCGCTCGCCCCGACGCCTGCCCCGGTGCCCTGCAGGTGCACCGGGCGGCCGACGGCGGCCTGGCCCGGATTCGCGTCCCGGGCGGGGTTCTGACCGCGGTGCAGCTCCGGGTGCTCGGCGCTGCTGCCCGGGATCTCGGCGACGGCGCCCTGGAACTCACCAGCCGCGGCAATCTGCAGCTGCGCGGGCTGCCCCCGGGCGCGGAGCGCGAGCTGGGTGGCCGCCTCGCCGCCGCGGGTCTGCTCCCCAGCGAGACGCACGAGCGGGTGCGCAACGTGCTGGCCAGCGTGCTGAGCGGCCGCACCGGCGGGCTGCTCGACGTCCGCCCCTGGGTTTCCGACTTCGATGCCCGGCTGTGCGCCGATCCAGAACTCGCCGAGCTGCCCGGCCGGTACCTCGCCGCCTTCGACGACGGCCGCGGGGACGTCGCCGGGCTCGGCGCCGACGTCGGCCTGCTGGGCCTGGACGACAGCACCGTGGCCCTGCTCCTGGCCGGCGTCGACAGCGGGGTGCGCACGACACCGGACGGCGCCGTCGGTCTCGCGCTCGCCGCGACCCGTGCCTTCCACCGCGAGCGCGCTGTCCAGGGCGCCACCGCGTGGCGCCTGGTGGAACTGGCCGAGGGGCCGGTGCGGGTCGCCGCCACCCTCGGTGACTCGACGAGCGCTCGGGTGGCGGTCGCGCCGGCGCCTCCGACCGGCCCGGCCGGTGCCGTTCCCCAGGACGACGGGCGCACCGCGCTCGTCGCCGTCGTCCCGCTCGGCCGGCTCACCGCACACCAGGCGGAACTGCTCGCCGACACGGCCGTCACGGAACTACAGGTGACGCCGTGGCGCAGCGTCGTCGTGCCGGACCTGACCGGTGCCGCAGCGGCCGCCAGCTTGTCGGCCGCCGGTCTCGTCCTCGACCCCGCCAGCCCGTGGCTCGCGGTGACCGCGTGCGCCGGGCGACCCGGATGCGCGAAGTCGCTGGCCGACGTCCGCGGTGACGCGGCGCGGGCCGTCGCGACCGGCACGCTGCCTCTACGGGACGTGCGCCAGCACTGGTCGGGGTGCGAGCGGCGCTGCGGGCGCCCGCAGAGGGACGTCGTGGACGTCGTCGCGACGGGTGACGGGTACCGGATCGCCGCGACGTAGCCTCGCCCCGCACGGCGCTCCTCCGCGCCGCCACCGAGTCGACGGAGACGCGCGCACGTGATCCACGAGTACGAGAAGGACGGCGCCGAGATCTACCGGCAGTCGTTCGCCACCATCCGCGCCGAGGCGGACCTCGCCGGGCTGCCCGACGACGTCACCCGGGTCGCCGTCCGGATGATCCATGCCTGCGGGCAGGTCGACCTGGTACGGGACCTGGCCTTCTCCCCCGACGTGGTGCACCGCGGGCGCCAGGCCCTGGACGCCGGTGCCCCGGTGCTGTGCGACGCCGAGATGGTCGCCTCGGGGGTCACCCGCCGCCGGCTGCCCCGGGACAACGACGTCGTCTGCACGCTGAACGACCCACGAACACCCGGACTCGCTGCCGAGCTGGGCACCACCCGGACCGCTGCGGCCCTGGAGCTGTGGCGCGACCGGCTCGACGGCGCCGTCGTCGCCATCGGCAACGCCCCCACCGCGCTGTTCCACCTCCTGGAGATGGTCGCGGCGGGCGCGCCCCGACCGGCCGCCGTCCTGGGCATCCCGGTCGGCTTCATCGGCGCCGCCGAATCCAAGGACGCCCTCGCCGCCTCGGACCTCGAGTTCCTCGTCGTCCGCGGGCGTCGGGGCGGCAGCGCCATCACGGCGGCGGCGGTCAACGCGATCGCGAGCGACGCCGAATGAGCACCGGCCGGCTGTACGGCGTGGGGCTGGGCCCCGGCGACCCTGAGCTGCTCACGATCAGAGCCGCCCGGTTGATCGGCGCAGCCGACGTAGTGGCGTTCCACGCCGCGCAGCACGGACGGTCGGTCGCGCGCGGCGTGGCAGCGCCCTACCTCCGCGAGGGCCAGATCGAGGAGCTCCTCGTCTACCCGGTGACCACCGAGACCACCGACCACCCCGGGGGCTATCAGGGCGCCATCGACGAGTTCTACGAGTCCGCGGCCGCACGGCTGGCCGCCCACCTGGACGCCGGACGGGACGTCGTCGTCCTGGCCGAGGGCGACCCGTTCTTCTACGGCTCGTACATGCACATGCACAAGCGACTCGCGCACCGCTACCCCACCGAGGTCGTGCCCGGCGTGACCAGCGTGAGCGGCGCCGCGGCGGCGGTCGGCCGGCCCCTGGTCGAGCGAGACGAGGTGCTCACCGTGCTCCCCGGCACCCTGGGTGCCGATGCGCTGGCCGAGCGGCTGGCCGCCACGGACTCCGCAGCGGTGCTGAAGCTCGGCCGGACCTTCCCCGAGGTCCGCGAGGCCTTCGACCGCGCCGGGTTGCTCGACCGCGCCCTCTACGTCGAGCGGGCCACGACCGGCCGGCAGCGCACGATGCCGCTCGCCGACGTCGATCCGGCGAGCGTGCCGTACTTCTCCCTCGCGCTGCTGCCCAGTCCGCTGACCTCCGGCGCTCCGCCTCTCTACCGACCGGGGGCGGGTGACGGCCACGGCGGCGAGGTGGTCGTCGTCGGGCTCGGCCCCGGCTCGCGCAACTGGACCACGCCGGAGGCGGCCGACGCCCTCGCCGCCGCCGACGTGCTCGTCGGATACGGCCCCTACCTGGACCGGGTGCCCCCGAACCCCCGGCAGGAGCGCCACCCCAGCGACAACCGGGTCGAGGCCGAGCGCGCCGCCCACGCCCTGCGGCTGGCGCATTCCGGACGGCGCGTCGCGGTCGTCTCCAGCGGCGACCCGGGCGTCTTCGCGATGGCCGCCGCGGTGCTGGAGGTCGCCGGCCGGCCCGAGTTCGCCGGCGTCCGCGTTCGCGTCGTGCCCGGCCTGACCGCCGCCCAGGCCGTGGCCGCCCGGGTCGGGGCCCCACTCGGCCACGACTTCTGCGTGCTGTCGCTGTCCGACGTCCTCAAGCCGTGGGACGTCGTCGTGGACCGGCTCCGCCACGCCTCGGCAGCCGACCTGGTCATCGCGATCTACAACCCCCGCTCGAAGCACCGCCCGCACCAGCTGGGCGAGGCGCAGAAGGTGCTGCTCGAGAACCGCTCTGCGGACACGGTCGTCGTCGTCGGCCGGGACGTCGGGGGCCCGGAGGAACAGCTGACCGTGACGACACTGGGCGACCTCGACCCCGCGACCGTCGACATGCGCTGCCTCGTGCTGGTCGGCTCGTCGCAGACCCGGGTCGGACCGGCCGGCGCGGTGTGGACGCCGCGCACCTACCCTGCCTGAGACCCCACCCAGGCGAGCGCCTCGTCGACGGTCCCGACCACGGCCAGCCCGGCCGGCAGCGGAGGGCGGCGGACCAGCACGACCGGAAGGCCGAGCTGGCGGGCGGCGGTGAGCTTCGCGGCCGTCATGGCTCCGCCGCTGTCCTTGGTGACGACGACGTCCACCTCGTGCTGCCGCATCAGCGCCAGCTCGTCCTCCACGGTGAAGGGCCCGCGCGCCAGCACCACCGTCGTCCGCGGGGGCAGCGGCGGGGCCGGTGGGTCCACCGACCGGACGAGACACGGGCCGTTCAGTCCCGCGAACGCGCCCACGCCGTGCCGGCCCGTGGTGAGGAAGACCGAGCCGAACCCACCGACGGCCGCCGCGGCGGCTTCGAGCGAGTCGACCCACCGCCAGTCGTCGCCGTGTTGCGCCACCCAGCCCGGTCGCTGCAGTCGTAGCAGCGGGACGCCGGTGAGGCGTGCGGCCTCCGCCGCGGAGTCCGTCATCGTGGCCGCGAACGGGTGCGTAGCGTCGACGACCGCGGCCATCGGTGCAGCTCGCAGCCAGCCGACGAGGCCCGCGACGCCACCGAAGCCGCCGATGCGGACATCACCCTCCGGGATCATCGGATCTGCCACCCGCCCGGCCAGCGAGCTCACGACGTCGACGCCCGCGGTGACCAGCGCGGCGGCCAGCCGCCGGGCCTCACCGGTGCCCCCGAGCACCAGCACCCGCCCGGTCATCGGGCACCGGCCCCGCCGATGTGCGCATGGCGGCGGGTATGGATCGCCCGGATACCGCCGTCGTGCGCATATCGGCGCTCTGCAGGCGGTCGAGGGCCGGCGTGCAAACTGGCTGGGTGACGACCGCGGGCAGGGAGGGCAGCACCGGCCTGCGCTACGGCTGGACGACGGGCGCCTGCGCGACCGCCGCCACCACCGCGGCGTACACCGCGCTGCTCACCGGCGACTTCCCCGACCCGGTCACCGTCGACCTGCCGAACGGCAAGCACCCGTCGTTCGCCCTGGCGACCGAGCTCATCGAGGACGGCGCCGCGAGCGCGGGCATCGTCAAGGACGCCGGCGACGACCCCGACGTCACGCACGGTGCACTGGTCTCGGCCCGTGTCACCCACGGCGCGGCGGGCACCGGCGTCACGTTCCGGGCCGGCGCCGGGGTCGGCACCGTGACCAAGCCAGGTCTGCCGCTGCCGGTCGGCGAGCCCGCGATCAACCCGATGCCGCGGCAGTTCATCCGGGAGCACGTCGAGGCCGTCGCCGCCCGGCACGGCGGAACCGGCGACCTCGTCGTCGAGATCTCGGTGCAGAACGGCGAGGAGCTGGCCCGCCGGACCTGGAATCCGCGGCTGGGCATCCTCGGCGGGCTGTCGATCCTCGGCACGACGGGCGTCGTCGTCCCGTACTCGTGCTCGTCCTGGATCGACTCGATCCGCCGCGGTATCGACGTCGCGCGCGCCGCCGGACACCGGCACGTGGCCGGGTGCACGGGCAGCACCAGCGAGCGGGTGGTGAGCGAGCTGCACGGCCTGCCCGAGGACGCGCTGCTCGACATGGGCGACTTCGCCGGTGCGGTCCTGAAGTACCTGCGCCGGCACCCGGTGCCCCGGCTGACGATCGCTGGTGGCATCGGCAAGCTGGCCAAGCTCGCCGACGGCCACCTCGACCTGCACTCCGCCCGCTCGCAGGTGTCGCCGGACGCGCTCGCCACGATGGTGCGCGACGCCGGCGGCTCCCTGGAACTGGTCGAGGGCGTGCGGGGTGCCAACACCGCGCTCGACGCGCTGCAGCAGTGTCAGGCCGTCGGGCTGCCGCTGGGCGATCTGGTCGCGACCGGTGCCCGGGATACCGCGCTCGGCGTGCTCCGCGGCGCGCCGGTCGAGGTCGACGTCGTGGTGATCGACCGCTCCGGGACCGTCGTCGGCCGGGCCTAACGGCATCTCGTCGTCGAGTACAGGTGGCTGTCGGGGAACGACCCCGCCGCCAGAACCGAGCCGACGATGACGACCGCCGTGCGCCTCACCCCGGCGGCCTCCACCTGCTCGGCGATGTCGGCCAGCGTGCCGCGCAGGACCAGCTCGTCGTCCCGGCTGGCACGGGCGACCACGGCCACCGGACAGTTCGCTCCGTAGTTCGGCACCAGCTCGGGCACGAGCTCGGCGATCCGTTGCACAGCCAGGTGCAGGACCAGGGTGGCGCGCGACGCTCCGAGCGTGGCCAGGTCCTCCCCCGGCGGCATCGGGGTGGATCGGGCCGACGTGCGGGTCAGGATCACCGTCTGCCCCACCCCGGGGACGGTCAGCTCCCGCTTGAGCGAGGCGGCGGCCGCGGCGAACGCGGGGACGCCCGGGACGACGTCGTAGGGCACGTCGAGGGCGTCCAGCCGGCGCATCTGCTCGGCCATCGCGCTGTAGATGGACGGGTCGCCGGAGTGCAGCCGGGCGACGTCGAGCCCCGCCTGGTGGGCCGCCACGAGTTCCGCGGTGATCTGGTCGAGGTCGAGGTCGGCGGTGTCGACCAGCCTCGCACCCTCCGGCGCCGTCTCCAGCAGCTCGCGGGGCACCAGGGCGCCGGCGTAGAGGCAGACCGGCGCGCCGGCGATGATGCGGGCAGCCCGGACGGTGACGAGATCGGGGGCTCCCGGGCCTGCTCCGATGAAGTGCACGGTCATGGCCTCACCGAACCACGGACCAGATCGTGACAGGCATCGACGGCTTCCAGCCGGTGAAGCTCCCCACGGGTCCCGCCCGCTGGACACCGAGACGCACCAGATCGCCACCGATCCGGGAGTACCAGCCGGCGAGGACCGCCTCGCTCTCGACGGTGACGGCGTTGACCACGAGGCGGCCACCTGCCGGCAGCGCCGCCCAGCAGGTCTCGAGCAGCGACGGCGTCGTGGCCCCACCTCCCACGAAGACCGCATCCGGCGCGGGCAGGCCCCTCAGCGCACCGGGGGCCCGCCCCTCGACGACCTGCAGGCCCGGCACTCCGAGACGGGTGGCGTTCTGCCCGATGCGACGCACGCGATCAGACTGCGACTCGACCGCGATCGCCCGGCACGACGGATGGATCCGCATCCACTCGATGCCGATCGAGCCGGCGCCCGCGCCGACGTCCCACAGCAGCTGTCCAGGCAGGGGCACGAGCTGGGCCAGGGTGACGGCACGGACCTCGCGCTTGGTCAGCTGGCCGTCGTCCTCGAACGTGGCGTCGGGCAGCCCGGGCACGGTCGGGAGCGGCACGGTGCCCGGATCCGCCACGGCCTCCACGGCGGTCACCACCAGCGGATCGATCACTCCGTGCGGCCAGTCCGCGGCCGATCCGATGACCGCACGCTCCGCCGGCCCTCCCAGTTGGGCGAGTGCGATGACGCGGCTGGAGCCGTAGCCGTGGCGGGTCAGGAACCCGGCGACCTCGGCCGGGGTGGCGCCGTCGGAGCCCAGCACGAGCAGCCGCCTCCCGGGAGTCACGTGCGGCGTGAGCAGGTCCAGCGACCGTCCGACGACGGAGACGACGGTGGTCTCCTCGACCGCCCAGCCCAGCCGCGCGCAGGCCAGCGAGACGGATGAGGGATGCGGGAGGACGTCGACCGAGCCCGGTCCGTGGAGCCGCACGAGAGAGGCACCGACCCCGGACAGCATCGGGTCACCGCTGGCCAGCACCACGACCCGGCGACCGGGATGCGCGTCGGTCAACGTCGCCAGCGCGTGACCCATCGGCGATGGCCAGGGAACCCGCTCGGCGCCGACGTCGTCGGGAATCAGGCCCAGTTGGCGGGCACTGCCGCGCAGCACGTCGGACCGCGCGATCACGCGCCGCGCGGCGGGGGACAGGCCGTCCCAGCCGTCGGCGCCGACGCCCACGACGGTTACGGGCGCCCGCTCGTCCCGCTCGTCTGC from Blastococcus colisei harbors:
- the cobN gene encoding cobaltochelatase subunit CobN — its product is MSVPGFTLLSTSDTDLLSARASGAGWRLGNPARLGDAGIAALVEGSALVVVRILGVRRQYEEMLAPLLAGPAPVVILGGEQVPDAELMELSTVPMGVATEAHGYLAQGGPENLVQLRRFLSDTVLLTGEGFDPPAVAPDWGRLDRAVRTTSGPTVAVLYYRAHHLAGNTDFVESLCRAIEDAGGRALPVFTSSLRSVDPGLLETLRGADAMVVTVLAAGGSRPATAQAGGDDGAWDVGELAALDIPVIQGLCLTRSREEWAADDDGLSPLDVGNQVAIPEFDGRLISVPFSFKETDADGLTSYVADPERAARVAGTAVAHARLRHTPPEERRVVVMLSAYPTKHARIGNAVGLDTPASVVRLLAAMAGQGYDIGPFDGPDALPGVADLDGDTLVHALIAAGGQDADWLTEEQLSGNPVRIPAAEYRAFFDTLPADLRQAMEEHWGPAPGSLFVDEADGAIVFAALRAGNVVVMVQPPRGFGENPIAIYHDPDLPPSHHYLAAYWWLRAVFGAHALVHVGKHGNLEWLPGKTVGMSASCGPDAALGDLPLVYPFLVNDPGEGSQAKRRAHATLVDHMVPPMARADSYGDIARLEQLLDEHANVAAMDPAKLPAVRAQIWTLLQAAKLDHDLGLKDRPEDDHFDEMILHVDGWLCEIKDSQIRDGLHVLGTPPSGQDRVDLVLAMLRARQIWGGSVALPGLREALGLTEDGTAGLTATDAVEAQAEALVAAMEERGWTAVAVAEVVAEVLGRDDDAVVAVLRFAVDEIVPRLARTTDELDATLHALEGGYVPAGPSGSPLRGLVNVLPTGRNFYSVDPRAVPSRLAWGTGQAMAESLVDRYRADTGEYPRSVGLSVWGTSAMRTSGDDIAEVLALLGVRPLWDDASRRVTGLEPIPLAELGRPRIDVTVRISGFFRDAFPHVVTMLDDAVTVVAALDEPREQNYVKAHVDADEATHGDRRRATTRVFGSKPGAYGAGLLPLIDSRNWRGDADLAEVYAVWGGYAYGRDLDGVQARPDMEAAYKRIAVAAKNVDTREHDIADSDDYFQYHGGMVASVRALTGRAPAAYIGDSTRPESVRTRSLSEETARVFRARVVNPKWLAAMRRHGYKGAFELAATVDYLFGYDATTGVVADWMYEKLAQTYVLDAENREFMERSNPWALHGIAERLLEAVDRKMWAEPDPALLAELQQAYLDTEGDLEGGESPIPAAR
- the cobG gene encoding precorrin-3B synthase, whose amino-acid sequence is MTSGPAEDRPPRARPDACPGALQVHRAADGGLARIRVPGGVLTAVQLRVLGAAARDLGDGALELTSRGNLQLRGLPPGAERELGGRLAAAGLLPSETHERVRNVLASVLSGRTGGLLDVRPWVSDFDARLCADPELAELPGRYLAAFDDGRGDVAGLGADVGLLGLDDSTVALLLAGVDSGVRTTPDGAVGLALAATRAFHRERAVQGATAWRLVELAEGPVRVAATLGDSTSARVAVAPAPPTGPAGAVPQDDGRTALVAVVPLGRLTAHQAELLADTAVTELQVTPWRSVVVPDLTGAAAAASLSAAGLVLDPASPWLAVTACAGRPGCAKSLADVRGDAARAVATGTLPLRDVRQHWSGCERRCGRPQRDVVDVVATGDGYRIAAT
- a CDS encoding precorrin-8X methylmutase, which translates into the protein MIHEYEKDGAEIYRQSFATIRAEADLAGLPDDVTRVAVRMIHACGQVDLVRDLAFSPDVVHRGRQALDAGAPVLCDAEMVASGVTRRRLPRDNDVVCTLNDPRTPGLAAELGTTRTAAALELWRDRLDGAVVAIGNAPTALFHLLEMVAAGAPRPAAVLGIPVGFIGAAESKDALAASDLEFLVVRGRRGGSAITAAAVNAIASDAE
- a CDS encoding precorrin-2 C(20)-methyltransferase; the encoded protein is MSTGRLYGVGLGPGDPELLTIRAARLIGAADVVAFHAAQHGRSVARGVAAPYLREGQIEELLVYPVTTETTDHPGGYQGAIDEFYESAAARLAAHLDAGRDVVVLAEGDPFFYGSYMHMHKRLAHRYPTEVVPGVTSVSGAAAAVGRPLVERDEVLTVLPGTLGADALAERLAATDSAAVLKLGRTFPEVREAFDRAGLLDRALYVERATTGRQRTMPLADVDPASVPYFSLALLPSPLTSGAPPLYRPGAGDGHGGEVVVVGLGPGSRNWTTPEAADALAAADVLVGYGPYLDRVPPNPRQERHPSDNRVEAERAAHALRLAHSGRRVAVVSSGDPGVFAMAAAVLEVAGRPEFAGVRVRVVPGLTAAQAVAARVGAPLGHDFCVLSLSDVLKPWDVVVDRLRHASAADLVIAIYNPRSKHRPHQLGEAQKVLLENRSADTVVVVGRDVGGPEEQLTVTTLGDLDPATVDMRCLVLVGSSQTRVGPAGAVWTPRTYPA
- a CDS encoding cobalt-precorrin-6A reductase, producing the protein MTGRVLVLGGTGEARRLAAALVTAGVDVVSSLAGRVADPMIPEGDVRIGGFGGVAGLVGWLRAAPMAAVVDATHPFAATMTDSAAEAARLTGVPLLRLQRPGWVAQHGDDWRWVDSLEAAAAAVGGFGSVFLTTGRHGVGAFAGLNGPCLVRSVDPPAPPLPPRTTVVLARGPFTVEDELALMRQHEVDVVVTKDSGGAMTAAKLTAARQLGLPVVLVRRPPLPAGLAVVGTVDEALAWVGSQAG
- a CDS encoding cobalt-precorrin-5B (C(1))-methyltransferase, with the translated sequence MTTAGREGSTGLRYGWTTGACATAATTAAYTALLTGDFPDPVTVDLPNGKHPSFALATELIEDGAASAGIVKDAGDDPDVTHGALVSARVTHGAAGTGVTFRAGAGVGTVTKPGLPLPVGEPAINPMPRQFIREHVEAVAARHGGTGDLVVEISVQNGEELARRTWNPRLGILGGLSILGTTGVVVPYSCSSWIDSIRRGIDVARAAGHRHVAGCTGSTSERVVSELHGLPEDALLDMGDFAGAVLKYLRRHPVPRLTIAGGIGKLAKLADGHLDLHSARSQVSPDALATMVRDAGGSLELVEGVRGANTALDALQQCQAVGLPLGDLVATGARDTALGVLRGAPVEVDVVVIDRSGTVVGRA